In one Brassica oleracea var. oleracea cultivar TO1000 chromosome C9, BOL, whole genome shotgun sequence genomic region, the following are encoded:
- the LOC106317310 gene encoding protein argonaute 6-like, whose translation MNELFVEFFKTSYARKPKQIIMFRDGVSESQFNQVLNIVVDQIIKAYQRLGETYVPNFTVIVAQKDTTPSCFKLRVMKMFLQEPLWTQRLYKIENTYQTENIKIG comes from the exons ATGAA TGAATTGTTTGTGGAATTTTTCAAGACAAGCTATGCACGAAAGCCTAAGCAGATTATCATGTTCAG GGATGGAGTAAGTGAATCACAGTTCAACCAAGTCTTGAACATTGTGGTGGATCAGATTATAAAG GCGTATCAACGTCTTGGTGAGACCTATGTGCCAAACTTCACTGTCATTGTGGCTCAGAAAGACACCACACCAAGTTGTTTCAAGCTAAGGGTCATGAAAATGTTCCTGCAG GAACCGTTGTGGACACAAAGATTGTACAAAATAGAGAACACATATCAAACAGAGAACATTAAAATAGGATAG